In the genome of Streptomyces aquilus, the window CTTCGCGGCGATGTTCTGCAGAACGAACATGCCGGCCGCGGCCTTGGGCAGCGCGACCTCGTAGCCGATGGTGATCCCGGTGGTGGAGACCTTGCTCTGCACCTTGTCACCGAGGATCGCCTTCAGCTTGTTCTGCAGGGTCTGGAGCAGCTTCAGCGCACCGTGGAAGGTGATCTCCGGATCGACCAGGGCGAGGTTCGCCGGCTGGCCCGGGCGTTGGTTGAACTCGACCGAGGCGAACGAGAGCGTCAGCAGCGGGTCCGTTGGGTGTGCGGACGACGGGGGAGGCAGCACGAGCGAGAAGTTCTTGAGGGCACAGGTCGGAGGAGGCGGGGTCGCCGCTCCCGGCAGCGGCTCGTTGGCAGGTGGCCGGGTGCCGACGACCAGGTCGAGGAGCGGGGGCGGCCCGGTGGGCCTTGGTTGGAAGGTCTTGTACGCCTTCAACCGGAGCCCCTTCCACACCATCTGGGTGTGGATCTCCAAGCCCACCCGGCGTTGCACGATCTGTGGTGGCGTCGGTTTGGGACTGCCCGCCGTCTCGATGAGTGCGTTCAGGGGGAGACCGAACAGGGTAGCCCCGCTGAAGGCACTGTCGATCGCCGCCGCAAGGTCGGCTCGCTCCCTGATGGTGCTCGTGGTCACGGGGCCCAGCTCGCGTGAGATCCCGTCGGCTAGGAACTTGGGCGCCACCAGTCCGCCCGAGCGATCGGCGTTGGCCGTGAAACTGACCGGGACCTTGGACGACGCGTCGAAGACCAGGGGCACCGAGGGGAGGTGAGCCCCCGTGGAACCGGTGCGCATCTCGTCGGCGTAAGCCATGGGCCGCGGATGGTCGTGCCCCCCGACACCGGGAAGCAACGTGCGCAGCGAGGCCAGGACGACCCCGAACGCCGCGAGGTCCGGTTGGTACTCGGGCCCCGACGTCGTACCGGAAAACGTCAGGGAATGGACTTCCTGGACGTCACCGGGTTTCCCGTCCGCTCCGATCAGGTCGATGTCGATGCCAGGGATCGTCACCTTGGCGTGCGGCCGCCAGGTGTCCAGTACCGCCTGCGAGGGGCCCTGTTCCGTATCGCCGACGAAGACCAGTGGGATGTCGAACCGCACTGTGGTCCCGCCGGAGCGGCAGCACACGGGGAACTTCAGTGGCGAGAGGGCACCCCCTGGCAGGAAGTTGACAGGGGAGTCCGGGGTAGGCGAGCCGGAGAGATCGACGACCTGCTCCAGAACCTCCGCCTCGTCGAACGGGAAGGTCGGAGTGCGGAGCCCAATGACCAGCGGGTGCGGGATCACGAGGACCTTGCGCTTGCGGAGGGCCGCGACGCAGCGGACCGCGTCCCCGCCGTACACGCGCAAGAACGACCTGCGAGTGAAGTCCTGGTACACACACGGAATACCGAACGGCCAGAGCTTCCCTTTCGCCGTGCCGTTCGCCACGTTGTCACGGCCGAGCGCCATATCGTGGGTCCAGGAGGAAGAGGCCCACTTCCCCTTCGCCGAAAGGGCTCCACCCAGAGCGGTGAGTTCCAGCCTGGTGACGTCGGGGCGCGCGGACTCGCTGGCGTTGCTCCACGTCACGATGTTGGACCGCCAGTTCGCCAGTGGTGGCGACTGGAACAGGGCGCCTTCCGGGATGCCCACGGCCTCCCGCGACGCTGTGGGCCGGTACGACAGGAGCGCGTCGGCGTCCCACCGGGTCCCATCGGACGTACGAAGGGACGCCGCCCACAACCCCACGGCACCCGACCGCATCGAGAGCACGGGGTGCGTCGGGTGGTCCGACCTGACGAGGGCGCCATGGTGGCGGGCCACGGGGTACGCATCGATGCCCCAGGGCAGCTCGAGTCCGGACGGCTTCCCCTCGACTTGCGCCTGCCCGTCACGCTCGAGCGCGTCGAGGATGCCCTGCGCGCTCAACTCGATCAGGGTCCCCGACTTGACCCGGAAGACGAGCCGGCTGGGCTTCGACAGCCGTGAGTCGCTGTACACGAGACCTGCCGTGTGGAAGTCGGAAGTCGTCGTCTGCTCCAGGACCGCCTGAGGAGGGAAGGTGAGCGTCACGGACGGATCGGCTCCGGTGGCGGCCAGCCGTGGCGCTGGGAAAGCTGCGCTCGTCCTGAGCTCGAACCCGCTCCACTCCACGGTCAGGACGACGAAGTCCGCGCTGCGCACGATGAGATAGATCGGCGCTCCCATCGATCCTCACCCGCTTCCGTCTGGGGGGCCAAGGCCTCACGGCGCCGCCGCGCCGTACCTGACCTCGCTGCCGTTCATGTGCGCCACGTGTACGGTCCCCTCGCGGTCGAGCACGAGGTCGCTCCAGGCCCCGCCGGCTTCAACGTCGCTCACGTCGAAGGTGTCGCCGAACTGCTGCTCGGCGAGTTTTAGCTGGCCTCCTGCGCCGTACGCCACACGGATCGGTGGGTGCGTGCCTATGCAGCAGGCCGAGTACGCCTCTTCATCGCTCTCCACGCCATCGCCCAGGATTTGAGTCGATGGCGGTTGGTCGTCGGTCCCGAAGATGCAGAGGCGGATCGCACGCTCGTGTCGCTCGTAGTAGGTGACAAGCCCCTCTCCGGAGTCCGCATAGGTCATGGAGGGCCGGGAACCGAGGATCTGATCGCCGTCCAAGAGCTCCACCATCCAGGCCTCCGGCTGGCCCACCACGGCGTTTCCCGCGAGCCGTACGACCCGTAGTCGGCTGGCTGTCTGTCCGGCGGGTGACAGGTCGTCGAAGGAGGCCATGTGCAAGAGCCCGTGGCGGTCGAACGCCAACGTGGAGTACCAGCCTTTCTCGATGAGGTTGCCCGCATCGACCTCGTGCACGTTCTTCTTCCACCGCGGAGGCCCTCCCGTGGGCGAGGCTGCCTTCGCGGCGTGCCAGAGGGAGAGACCGGACTGGTAGGAGAGGTTCGGGGTGTTCTTGAGGGAGGGATCGACGAGCCCGGGGTTCAGGCGCAGCGAGACGAATCGGGCCGGGCCGATGATTATGCCTCCCTTGGTGGGAACCTCTTCGAGAGCCCACTCAGTGCCGCGTACCCCGTAGATGAGGTGATCGGTGCCCGGGTTCAGGTATGCGACGTGCGGATTCAGGTCCGGGTAGGACGAAATCGCCAGCCCGATGCGATAGGCGTCCCGTACCGCCGAATATTGCGGCAGAATCTGCTTGATCCATCCTTCTTTTTCCCGTCTGGCCACGACCACGGAGCCGTTGTTCGTCGCGTACGCGAGCCAGGGGGTGTTCGTCTCGTCGACCGCCAGGGACAGTTGTCCGGCGGCGGTGCCGCTGTCGTCAGCGGCCTCCGTGAAGAACTCGAGTGGCATGCCGTCTCATCTCCCGTGCGTCGCGGACCACGGGCTTCGCTTTCCTGGACGGGCTGGTTCGCCCCACGTCCTTGAGGCCGCACGGGGCGCCCCAGCTCGGGCACCCAGGCGTGGCCGATGCGATGCGGACCGGATGAAGGGGGCGTCGGTAGTACGAATTCCCCCGGCGGTCCGGCACCCCCGACGGCGACCGCCTCTCCATCTTCCCTCGTTGGCGCCGTCGCCGCATCCCGGCGACGGCGCACGACGGGGCAGCATCCGGCGCTGGTGCGAACAGTGTGTGGTCCTCGTCGGCCGAGAATCACCCGGGCCGCTGGGTTACAGCGTGTTGGAGTACAGCGTCTTCGAACAGGGCTTCGTCAGTTCACGCTGACGATGCCCGACAAGGCCACCAAGGGAGAACTGGTGCGGCCGTCCACTGATCCGACGAAGTCGCGCCGGGTAGGCAGCGGCGACATCGAGGTGAACCGCGCGTCCCAGCCAGGGGTGTACGCGGGGGCCGTGAAGTGGCTGGATTGCCAGGAGCCTCCCGAAGGCCCGAGCGTAGTGCCTTGAATGGCCCCCATCAACGAGGTGAACCAGAGTGAGCCCGGCTTCCTCGTCGTCGACGCCGCGGCCGCTGTCGACTCCGGCGGCGCCCCCTGCCGCCTCACCCCGCAACAACTTCGTGCGCTGGAGACGGTGTTGGATACCGGTCCGGCTGCCTCTGGATGGCATGACCAGTGCTGGACGCTGACGAGGATTACGAGGTTGTGCGCTGCCGGTTCGGTGTCGAGTACACCCTGGCTGGGTTGGACCTACTGCTGCACCGCATCGGCTGGCGGGAAGCGGTCATGCACACAACACCGGATCAGCACACGAGGGAACGTGCGATGCGGAACCCCACGTCGTCAACCTGGAAGGTTGGGTGACTGCGGCGCCGCGCGGAGGTCCGGCAGCTCCAGTGCTCGTCGAACCAGCCTCCGCCGCGTAGCACCCTGTAGGCGCCGTAGACCTCGGCGTCGTAGATGTCCCAGCACCAGTCCCAGACGTTGCCGAGCATGTCGTACAGGCCCCACGGGTTGGGCCTTTTGCGACCCACGTCGTGGATCTGCTCGTCGGAGTTGCCGCGGTACCAAGCGATCTCGTCGAGAGGTCCGTAGTGCGGTCCGGTCGTACCGGCACGGCAGGCGTGCTCCCATTCGGCTTCGGTCGGCAGCCGGTACCCGTCGGCGGACGTGTCCCACTCGATGCCTTCGCCGTCGGTGTGGAGGCGGTAGGCGGGTGCGAACCCGTCGTGTTGGGACAGGGCATTGCAGAATCGGACCGAGTCCCACCAGGAAACGCTGTCAACGGGCAATTGGGCCCCCTGGGCGGAGCTTGGCCGCAGGCCGGTGACCTGTGCGTACAGTGCCTGGGTGACTGGAAAGGCCGCGAGTTCGTAGGGCGCGAGCTCGACCGACCAACTGCGCTGTGTCCGCCGGTCCGACAGCGTTACCTGTCCCGGCGGGATGGCGATCATCTTTCCTGCGCTCGCATCCATGGACAGGTGATCATATCGGTACCTGTTCTGAACGACCGCGGCCGACCTTCCGCATTGTCCGCCGCGTCGGCTCGAACTCGACTGCTATCGGGGGACCACAGGATTGATGAGGGACTCTCGATCGGCTACATAGCCATCAGGTCTGAGGTCGGCCACGTATGGACCTTCGGTTCGTGGCGATCCGATCAGGGTGAGATGAAGATGAGTGCGGCGGTGGGCAGGAGAGTACCCAGGATGCTGAGCGCCCAGTAGCCGCGAGCGTCGAGCGAAGTCCGGCGTGCCAGAGGCCGGTTAGCGGCAGACCAGAGCAGCAGGTAAAGAGCGACGACGGGGACGATGATCACCAGCCACAGGGCCATGCCGTCGTTCTCCGTGGGTTCCCGAGGCCCTGCCCAGTTCGCCGCCAGGAACCAGAGCAGCCAGATCGGCACCACTGCCGGGACTCCAAGCAGCAGGTTCACGCCCAGCGCTGTGTACCAACGTCCGGCCATCTCGACCCCTCCCCGTAATCGTCTGCGGAGACGGTACAGCGAAGGTCCGGGGGCGAGTGATTGAAAATGGTGTCGTGTACTGCTCTGCACCGTCTGCCAGCGAGTGAACCCGGTACGCGCGTTCCCCGCCGCCTCAGCCGTCTGCCAGCGCCTTCCCAAGTCGGTCCGGGCGCCGCGTCGTTCGGGGTGGAGTTTGTTGGCCCGCTGTCGGGTGTTGGTGCTGAAGGACCCCAGCCCCAACGGCTTCCTGTCGACGTCCTCGCGGGTGCTGGCGCGGTACGTACTGGTGCCCCTCGCGGGGGTGTGGTTGGCGGGCCGCAGCGATGTTCTTATCCCAGCCCGCGTGAGCGGGTGGTGACGACGGCGGGCTTGATCACATGTGGGGTGTGATCCGGGGACGCCGGGGTGCTGCATGGAAGGGACACGGTTGGCGTGCAACCTAGGCTGCTGCTGTCGGAGTGTGAGGGGGAGCCGCGTTCAGCGGTACCGGGTTCGACATCTACTTGGAGGCGACAGTGCGTAAAGCCGTGCTGGCTGTGTTCGTGGTCCTGACAGCGGTGCTCGCCGTGGCACCTCTGGCTGGCGCCGATCAGACCGAAACCGTCGCCTGCTGCGGTGGCGGTGGCGGGGTGGATCACTGACCCAGCTCCCGCTTCCCCATCAGGAGGAGAGAGTGCGTAAAGCCGTGCTCGGCTTGTTCGTGGCGCTGGTGGCGGTGCTCGCGGTAGTGCCGCTTGCCAGTGCCTATCAGACCGACACCGTTGCCTGCTGCGGCCCCCAGCCGCCCGGTCATCCGTAACGGGGTCATTTGCTGGCCGAAGTGCTGGCCGGCGTCCGTCTCGACCTGGAGTTGTGATGCGTAAAGCCGTACTTGGTGTATTCGTGGCTCTGGTGGCGGTGCTCACTGTCGCGCCGTTCACCAACGCCGACCAGACCCAGACCGTTGCCTGCTGCGGCATGCCGCCCGGCATTCCGTAAAGGGGAACGCGTCGTCAGCTCGGGGGAACGAGTTGCCGGGTTTGGGCGAGGCCGGCGGTGCCGTGGCACGATGGCGGCCGCCGCAGCCGAGTTGACCCGTTCACCGGCCGTGATGCGGGTTGTTCAGCCGTGGGAGTTCGGGCCATAGAGCGCAGCGATGTCTTTGGACGTTGCCCAACGGCTGTAGGTCGGCGACTGAGGCCACCCCTCGGGAGAGTCCTGCCACCCCTCCTGCCGTCCGTACGTCAGGAGGGGCAGGAGGATCTTGACCAGGGCGTCGCGCTACCCGCGCTGAGTGCGGAACTTGACGTACAGGCCGACCTTGTTCATGCCTGTCTCCAGCTGAGTCATCGAATGCCGGGGTGACGATCGCACGGTCCGGAGGGGCATGTAAGTGCTGGTGGACCACCGTGGGATGGAACTCGGAGCGATGCCGGCAGGTCAGGAATCGGTGATGGGTGTGAGGATGTCGAGCCAGACGTCGAAGACGAAGCGTGTGTCGTTGGGGCCGCCCTCCAGCCACCAGGTGCTCACTGTGGCGACGTCGTCGGCGATCTCTTCGATCGTGCACTGGATGCTGGTGGGGCAGGGGTAGGGCGAGGTCGGCTGCAGGTCTCCGCCGAAGTAGGCAGTTTTGCCGACGAGTTGGTGAGCGCGGTCGTAGACGTCGGCGAACTCCACCAGCATCAGGCCCGGTTGCGGTTCGTCGGCGAGCCAGCAGACAGCGGTACTGATCAGCGATACGTCGGGGCGACGGCTGCCCTATGCGACATGATCGCCCTGACGTCCGTCCTCACCCTGGGGCGGCAACGCTGAAAAGCACCCGCAGTCCGGTCTGCAGCGCGCTTCTTGAAGCTAAAGGGTGTTGCACAAGGCTCTGAACTGGGCATCTCCCGTGTATGGCTGGGGTCTTACGTGCTGAGCGGGTGTGGGTGGAGACGTTCACGGGGCTGCGGATGACGCCGTTTCTGGGTCTGTTGAAGGTGGTGCGGGAGCGGGGCGGCAACGGCACTCTCCGAGGCCGGCCGTGGTCGTTGCCGCTGGCCGAGCGGGTGCTGATCGTTGCCGTGTACTACCGGACGAACCTGACGATGCGGCAGCTGGGTCCGCTGTTCGGCGTTTCTTCCTCCACCGTGTGCCGGGTCATCCAGCGGCTGGGACCACTGCTGGCGGTGGAGCCCTTCTCCCGCACGGGGGATGCGGCGGACCGGTTGTGGATCGTGGACGGCACCCTGGTCCCGGTCCGCGA includes:
- a CDS encoding formylglycine-generating enzyme family protein, producing the protein MDASAGKMIAIPPGQVTLSDRRTQRSWSVELAPYELAAFPVTQALYAQVTGLRPSSAQGAQLPVDSVSWWDSVRFCNALSQHDGFAPAYRLHTDGEGIEWDTSADGYRLPTEAEWEHACRAGTTGPHYGPLDEIAWYRGNSDEQIHDVGRKRPNPWGLYDMLGNVWDWCWDIYDAEVYGAYRVLRGGGWFDEHWSCRTSARRRSHPTFQVDDVGFRIARSLVC